One genomic segment of [Phormidium] sp. ETS-05 includes these proteins:
- a CDS encoding PhoH family protein translates to MADTSTIELPSLESALALSGYEEENLKTLSKQTGANVVLRGLELFISGTPKQVELCSRLVYSLENFWKYGKTIAGADILTVRHALDTDRQEELAEMHRDIIARTRRGEEIRAKTFRQRQYIQAIRSHDLTFCIGPAGTGKTFLAVLVAATALLGNEYDRLILTRPAVEAGEKLGFLPGDLQQKINPYLRPLYDALYELIDPEKIPNLMERGVIEVAPLAYMRGRTLNNSFIILDEAQNTTAAQMKMVLTRIGFRSRMVVTGDITQTDLPSHTDSGLAVAQKILQHVEGIAFCHLSQADVVRHPLVQRIVAAYEHYQ, encoded by the coding sequence ATGGCAGATACATCCACGATCGAGCTGCCTTCTCTAGAAAGCGCTCTTGCTCTGAGCGGCTACGAGGAAGAAAATCTCAAAACTCTCTCTAAGCAGACCGGAGCCAATGTGGTACTCCGAGGGCTGGAATTATTCATTTCGGGGACGCCGAAGCAAGTAGAGTTGTGCAGCCGTTTGGTGTATTCTCTGGAAAACTTCTGGAAATACGGCAAAACGATCGCTGGGGCTGACATCCTCACGGTCCGTCACGCTCTCGACACCGACCGCCAAGAGGAATTGGCGGAAATGCACCGGGATATTATCGCCAGAACCCGTCGCGGCGAGGAAATTCGCGCCAAAACTTTCCGTCAGCGGCAGTATATTCAAGCTATCCGCAGTCACGACCTGACTTTTTGCATCGGTCCGGCAGGGACCGGTAAAACTTTTCTGGCGGTCCTGGTGGCAGCTACGGCTTTGTTGGGGAATGAGTACGATCGGCTCATCCTCACCCGTCCCGCCGTGGAAGCAGGGGAAAAACTCGGCTTCCTCCCCGGCGACTTACAGCAAAAAATCAATCCCTACCTGCGGCCCCTTTACGATGCTCTCTACGAACTCATCGACCCAGAAAAAATCCCTAATCTGATGGAACGCGGGGTGATAGAAGTCGCTCCCCTCGCCTATATGCGGGGTCGCACCCTCAACAATTCTTTTATCATCCTTGATGAAGCCCAAAACACCACCGCCGCTCAGATGAAAATGGTGTTAACTCGGATTGGTTTCCGTTCTCGCATGGTAGTGACAGGGGATATCACCCAAACCGACTTACCGTCCCATACCGACTCCGGTTTAGCCGTCGCCCAGAAAATTTTACAGCATGTGGAAGGTATCGCCTTCTGTCACCTTTCCCAAGCCGATGTTGTCCGTCACCCCTTAGTGCAGCGCATCGTGGCTGCCTATGAGCATTATCAATAA